Proteins from a single region of Haloterrigena alkaliphila:
- a CDS encoding argininosuccinate synthase, whose product MTRVALAFSGGLDTTVCVPLLEEEYGYDDVIGVTVDVGQPASEFEEAEETAEALGLEHYVVDAKDEFADLCLEGVRANATYQGYPLGTALARPVIATAILEVAEEQDCTGIAHGCTGKGNDQLRFEAVWRDSDLEVIAPVRELGLTREWEQEYAAERDLPVEGGSGGDWSIDTNLWSRSVEGDDLEDPNYVPPEEIYAWTQAPTGETQEIEIEFEEGYPVAVDGVEYEPVELIEHLNGVAGAYGVGRTDSMEDRMLGLKVRENYEHPAATTLLNAHEALESLVLTQEEREFKQLIDQKWSKKGYEGLIDAPLVSALEGFIDETQQRVTGTVTIRFEGGQARPVARDSKFAAYSAEHASFDTETVGKIKQEDATGVAKYHGFQRRLANEAIAANADDEEVELATDGSGGDASEASGPSSEHSSDVEEDEE is encoded by the coding sequence ATGACACGCGTCGCACTTGCGTTCTCGGGCGGCCTGGACACGACTGTCTGCGTCCCGCTGCTCGAGGAAGAGTACGGATACGACGACGTGATCGGCGTCACGGTCGACGTCGGTCAGCCGGCGTCCGAGTTCGAGGAAGCCGAAGAGACCGCCGAGGCGCTCGGCCTCGAGCACTACGTCGTCGACGCGAAAGACGAGTTCGCCGACCTCTGTCTCGAGGGCGTTCGCGCGAACGCGACCTACCAGGGCTACCCGCTCGGCACCGCGCTGGCCCGCCCCGTGATCGCGACGGCGATCCTCGAGGTCGCCGAAGAACAGGACTGTACCGGCATCGCCCACGGCTGTACCGGCAAGGGCAACGACCAGCTCCGGTTCGAGGCCGTCTGGCGCGACTCCGACCTCGAGGTCATCGCCCCCGTGCGCGAACTCGGACTCACGCGCGAGTGGGAACAGGAGTACGCCGCCGAGCGCGACCTCCCCGTCGAGGGCGGCAGCGGCGGCGACTGGTCGATCGACACCAACCTCTGGAGTCGCTCCGTCGAGGGCGACGACCTCGAGGATCCCAACTACGTCCCGCCGGAGGAGATCTACGCCTGGACGCAGGCGCCGACCGGCGAGACCCAGGAGATCGAGATCGAGTTCGAGGAGGGGTACCCCGTCGCCGTCGACGGCGTCGAGTACGAGCCCGTCGAGCTCATCGAGCATCTCAACGGCGTGGCCGGGGCCTACGGCGTCGGCCGCACCGACTCGATGGAAGACCGCATGCTCGGGCTGAAGGTCCGCGAGAACTACGAGCACCCCGCGGCGACGACGCTGCTCAACGCCCACGAGGCGCTCGAGAGCCTCGTCCTGACCCAGGAGGAACGCGAGTTCAAGCAGCTGATCGACCAGAAGTGGTCGAAGAAGGGCTACGAGGGCCTGATCGACGCGCCGCTCGTGAGTGCACTCGAGGGATTCATCGACGAGACCCAGCAGCGCGTGACCGGCACGGTCACGATCCGCTTCGAGGGCGGCCAGGCCCGCCCGGTCGCCCGTGACAGCAAGTTCGCGGCCTACTCGGCCGAGCACGCCTCCTTCGACACGGAGACGGTCGGCAAGATCAAACAGGAAGACGCCACCGGCGTCGCGAAGTACCACGGCTTCCAGCGCCGCCTCGCCAACGAGGCGATCGCGGCCAACGCCGACGACGAGGAAGTCGAACTCGCGACCGACGGCAGCGGCGGTGACGCGAGCGAAGCGAGCGGACCCTCGTCGGAGCATAGCTCCGACGTAGAGGAAGACGAGGAATAA
- a CDS encoding DUF7343 domain-containing protein, which translates to MDTKGLWALVRVLVGIGCVLAVLSLGPVGAVGAVSADGAMLQEDPAGEQLSDADEIHIDVYVQENGSARFVVDYRFENVSGGEWESLREDVESNPGTYAASEERRWNEELAEGNNQTEREMTIENVSVATDTSSAPRELGHVRVTFDWTKFAYVQLNQIQVENSLLGFTFPSDTSLQINAPEGYEIDEATPEPEGGDEQSVYWLSDGDPFSSDPPMVLMIEESNESASSSPESDVESDGGSSPLWLVVPAAVVLLASAGAVGWWLRRVHGDDATTDAPAGDAVATGPTPATDSSAPPRELLSNEERVLRLLEDRGGRIKQQEVVSELDWTEAKTSQVVSGLREDGEIDVFRIGRENVLALPEEDETEV; encoded by the coding sequence ATGGATACCAAGGGGCTGTGGGCCCTGGTCCGGGTGCTCGTGGGTATCGGTTGCGTGCTCGCCGTGCTCTCGCTGGGTCCTGTCGGCGCGGTCGGCGCCGTCAGTGCCGACGGAGCGATGCTGCAGGAGGACCCCGCGGGCGAACAGTTGAGCGACGCCGACGAGATCCACATCGACGTCTACGTTCAGGAGAACGGCTCCGCGAGGTTCGTCGTCGACTATCGGTTCGAGAACGTCTCCGGCGGCGAGTGGGAATCGCTCCGCGAGGACGTCGAATCGAATCCGGGCACCTACGCCGCCAGCGAGGAGCGCCGGTGGAACGAGGAACTCGCCGAGGGGAACAACCAGACGGAACGGGAGATGACGATCGAGAACGTCTCCGTCGCCACCGACACGAGCTCTGCCCCCCGAGAGCTCGGACACGTTCGCGTCACCTTCGACTGGACGAAGTTCGCCTACGTGCAGTTGAATCAGATCCAAGTCGAGAACTCGCTGCTGGGCTTTACGTTCCCCAGCGACACGTCGTTGCAGATCAACGCGCCGGAGGGGTACGAAATCGACGAAGCCACGCCGGAGCCGGAAGGCGGGGACGAGCAGTCGGTCTACTGGCTCAGCGACGGCGATCCGTTCTCGTCGGATCCGCCGATGGTTCTCATGATCGAGGAGAGCAACGAATCGGCCTCGTCCTCGCCCGAGTCCGACGTCGAATCGGACGGGGGGTCGTCACCGCTGTGGCTGGTCGTCCCGGCCGCCGTCGTGCTCCTCGCGTCCGCCGGCGCCGTCGGCTGGTGGCTCAGACGCGTCCACGGCGACGACGCGACGACCGACGCACCGGCCGGCGACGCCGTGGCGACCGGGCCGACTCCCGCGACCGACTCGAGCGCGCCGCCCCGGGAACTGCTCAGCAACGAGGAACGCGTCCTCCGCCTGCTCGAGGACCGGGGCGGGCGGATCAAACAGCAGGAGGTCGTCTCGGAACTGGACTGGACAGAGGCCAAGACGAGCCAGGTCGTCAGCGGGTTGCGCGAGGACGGCGAGATCGATGTCTTCCGAATCGGCCGGGAGAACGTGCTCGCCCTGCCGGAGGAGGACGAAACCGAGGTGTAG
- the lysW gene encoding lysine biosynthesis protein LysW: MTECVECGAEVSLHDDLEVGEIVDCTTCGAELEVVDTEPPVLERAPELEEDWGE, translated from the coding sequence ATGACCGAATGCGTCGAGTGTGGGGCTGAGGTGTCCCTGCACGACGATCTGGAAGTTGGAGAGATCGTTGACTGTACGACCTGTGGAGCAGAGCTTGAAGTCGTCGACACCGAGCCGCCAGTCCTCGAGCGAGCCCCGGAGCTCGAAGAGGACTGGGGTGAG
- the argH gene encoding argininosuccinate lyase, whose product MTEESAHDGPAFESEAATDGGTDPDGEGVVRRDRFSGGPARSFLSSLAADERIFEADLEVDRAHTVMLAEQGIIEDDVAGQILTALDAIEVDGHGSLPDGEDVHEAIETAVIERIGEEGGKMHTARSRNDEVAACIRYRLREDVLEAIETTLALRESLVDVAEAHAETIMPGYTHLQPAQPTTVAHWALSYEGAVRRDTKRLLEAYGRINESPLGGAAFAGTTFDIDRERTAELLGFEGVPASSARGSSAEQRSAVVVENSMDASSSRDFLLETTQALSTHATTLSGLAEDLIIFANRGFVEISDDYSSTSSIMPQKKNPDTLELVRAVAGDAAGAVQGLTTTLKGLPRAYNIDLQRATTHAWETVDAVTDASEVAAGAVATADWNEEILAAEAGEGFSTATGVADLLAANGLPFRTAHELVAIAAENGADYDAIDAAAREVLGEPLESVVDPGAVEDALDPVESVASRDSQGGPAPDAVASQLEAARDALETDETTLEATNDALETAHEALREEVNGYV is encoded by the coding sequence ATGACCGAGGAGAGCGCTCACGACGGGCCCGCGTTCGAGTCGGAGGCCGCCACCGACGGCGGAACCGACCCTGACGGAGAGGGTGTCGTCCGCCGAGACCGGTTCAGCGGCGGCCCCGCCCGGAGCTTCCTCTCCTCGCTCGCAGCGGACGAACGCATCTTCGAGGCCGACCTCGAGGTCGACCGGGCGCATACGGTGATGCTCGCCGAGCAGGGGATCATCGAGGACGACGTGGCCGGGCAGATTCTCACGGCGCTGGACGCTATCGAGGTCGACGGCCACGGCTCCCTGCCCGACGGCGAGGACGTCCACGAGGCGATCGAAACGGCCGTCATCGAGCGCATCGGCGAGGAGGGCGGCAAGATGCACACCGCGCGCTCGCGCAACGACGAGGTCGCGGCCTGCATCCGGTATCGCCTTCGCGAGGACGTCCTCGAGGCGATCGAGACGACGCTGGCGCTGCGCGAGTCGCTGGTCGACGTGGCCGAGGCTCACGCGGAGACGATCATGCCCGGCTACACGCACCTCCAGCCCGCCCAGCCGACCACCGTCGCCCACTGGGCGCTCTCCTACGAGGGCGCGGTGCGCCGCGATACGAAACGCCTGCTCGAGGCCTACGGTCGTATCAACGAGTCACCGCTCGGCGGGGCCGCCTTCGCGGGGACGACGTTCGACATCGATCGCGAACGGACGGCGGAACTGCTCGGTTTCGAGGGAGTTCCCGCGAGCAGCGCGAGGGGGAGCTCGGCGGAGCAGCGCTCCGCCGTTGTCGTCGAGAACTCCATGGACGCCTCCTCGAGCCGGGACTTCCTGCTCGAGACGACCCAGGCGCTGTCAACGCACGCGACGACGCTGTCGGGGCTCGCGGAGGATCTGATCATCTTCGCGAACCGGGGCTTCGTCGAAATCTCGGACGACTACTCCTCGACGTCGTCGATCATGCCCCAGAAGAAGAACCCCGACACGCTCGAGTTGGTTCGCGCGGTCGCGGGCGACGCGGCGGGTGCGGTCCAGGGCTTGACGACGACGCTCAAGGGCTTGCCACGTGCCTATAACATCGACCTCCAGCGGGCGACGACCCACGCTTGGGAGACCGTCGACGCCGTGACGGACGCCAGCGAGGTCGCCGCCGGTGCGGTGGCGACGGCCGACTGGAACGAGGAGATCCTCGCCGCGGAAGCCGGCGAGGGGTTCTCGACGGCGACCGGCGTCGCCGACCTGCTGGCCGCGAACGGACTGCCGTTCCGCACGGCTCACGAACTGGTCGCAATCGCCGCGGAAAACGGAGCGGATTACGACGCGATCGATGCTGCTGCCAGGGAGGTACTGGGCGAACCCCTCGAGTCGGTCGTCGACCCCGGAGCCGTCGAAGACGCGCTCGATCCCGTCGAGAGCGTCGCGAGCCGCGACTCGCAGGGCGGACCCGCCCCCGACGCGGTTGCCAGCCAACTCGAGGCTGCTCGCGACGCACTCGAGACCGACGAGACCACGCTCGAAGCGACGAACGACGCGCTCGAGACGGCACACGAGGCGCTCCGGGAGGAGGTGAACGGCTATGTCTGA
- a CDS encoding DUF7554 family protein: MIDRRAELEVETLLKIVLALIAVLLILQIVQAVIGSIASLLGPFFFVVQVAIAALIVLWLLEKI; the protein is encoded by the coding sequence ATGATCGATCGCCGCGCCGAACTCGAGGTCGAGACGCTCCTGAAGATCGTCCTCGCACTGATCGCCGTCTTGCTCATCCTGCAGATCGTACAGGCAGTGATCGGTAGCATCGCGAGTCTGCTCGGGCCGTTCTTCTTCGTCGTTCAGGTGGCGATCGCCGCGCTGATCGTCCTCTGGCTCCTCGAGAAGATCTGA